The sequence GCGTACGGCGTGTGCCTCGGCGGTCGGTTCACGACGCCGGCGCCCAGCAGATCCCGTAGCGCTGGCCGGCCTTCCACTGCTCCTGCGAGGGTCGCTCCTGCGACCAGCTGAAGTCGAGCGGATCTGCAGCGCGGGCCCGGGCAGCGGACCGGCAGGCCGAGTCCATCTGCCGCGACGCCGCGCGCGCGGACGGATAGGACTGGCCGGACAGGCCGACCGTCGCGATCGCGGTCCATGAGTGCCTGGCCGAGCACGGCACCCGCTTGTGTGTCGTGGAGTCCGGCGACGCCGTGCTGCACATCGCGAACCGGTCCGACGATGCCAGGACGCCCTTGGTCGAGCGCGGTAGCAGGGCCAGGCGTCCGGAGCCGGACAGGGCGACCACGTCGCAGCGGAACCAGTCTGCACCGAGTGCCGCCTCCTCGACCGAGGGCGTGAACCACACCGCCTGCAGCATGCTCAGCCGGAGGTCCTCCGGCGAGCCGCCCACGTGGTCGCCCACGGTCGACCGGCAGGTGTCGGCGACATACGACTGCACCGACGGCGAGTCGACCGCCACGAGGTGGCCGCCGACGAGGAGCGGCAGCCGGCCGATCTTGTAGGTCTCGGAGGTGTGCTTCTGCCGGCAGGGCACGTCCGTCCCGGCGACGACCGGCGCGACCGCCTGGGACAGGGTCAGCCGGTGGCAGCCATCCCTGGCCGGGCGCGGGGGAGGAGCGGGAGCACTCGACGTCGGGGTGTCCGCGGCCGCCGACGGGGGAGCCGTCGACGACGAGGGGGCGTCGGACGGCGTCGGGGAGGCAGTCGGCGAGGGTGACGAGCACGCCGCGAGCACGGCGAGCAGGCACAGGAGGAGGACGGGCTTCATCCGGTCGTCCAGGCCCAGCAGATCGAGCGTCGGTTGCCGGTCTTCCACTCCGCCTCGTGGAACCAGGTGTAGGCGAACTTGTAGGTCAGCGGATATTCCAGCCAGGCGCTCACCTGGTCGCCGCAGTAGTCGCGGCTGGTCACCTCGACGACCTTGTCGCCGGGATAGGGGTCCTCTTCGCGTCCGACCTTGATGGTCGAGACGGCACGCCAGGTGTGCTTCTGGCTGCACGGGATCCGCGGCGCGCCCGGCACCGCGTCGCCGTTGACGCACTGCATCCATTCGTCCGGGCCGATCCCCGTGGCCATCAGCCCCTTGGCGGTCTCCGGGAGGTTCGCATATGCCGTGGCGTCCTCGTCGCCACCCACCAGGTCGCAGCGATACCAGCGAGCCCCGTCCGCCCAGGCCTCCTCGGAGGGTCGGAACCACGCCCACGAGAGAAGCGTGCGCATAGCCAGGCTCTCGTCTGCCCCGAGGAACTTCATGAAGGCCTTCGAGCAGGTCTTGTAGGCGAACGCGCCGACCTCCTTCGAGTCGTATGCCGCCTCCGACAGCTCCTCGGGCAGCGGGCCGACCGCGTAGGTCTCGGCCGTGTGGTCCTCGGTGCAGTCGACCACCTCGCTCGAGTTGGCGGGTTCGGAGACGTCGTCGGGTGCCAGCACACGACACACGCCGAGCTCTGGCACCTCAGGCGAGTCCTCCTCGGCGGCTCCTGGCCCGGAACACGCCGAGAGCAGCGTCACCACCGCGGTGAGGGCGACGGTCGGCACGAACAGCGCTCGCCTGGCCATGCGTCTCCTCCCACCCCGAGGTCCCTCGCCCAGCAGAGCCGCGATCGTACCTCTGGGGCGGCTGGCCGACCCAGCAGGCACGAGGGCCCGGTGGGCCGGGATGGCGCGTGGTGACGAAGTAGTCTGGCGCGGTGCCGCACGTCATTGTCACGCAGACGCGCGGCGACGCCCATCGGCTGGCCGAGTGGGTCAGCTTCCACGCTGCGCTGGGCTTCGACGAGTTCCACATCCTCCTCGACGGCGTCGTCGACGACTCACAG comes from Nocardioides piscis and encodes:
- a CDS encoding septum formation family protein, which encodes MEDRQPTLDLLGLDDRMKPVLLLCLLAVLAACSSPSPTASPTPSDAPSSSTAPPSAAADTPTSSAPAPPPRPARDGCHRLTLSQAVAPVVAGTDVPCRQKHTSETYKIGRLPLLVGGHLVAVDSPSVQSYVADTCRSTVGDHVGGSPEDLRLSMLQAVWFTPSVEEAALGADWFRCDVVALSGSGRLALLPRSTKGVLASSDRFAMCSTASPDSTTHKRVPCSARHSWTAIATVGLSGQSYPSARAASRQMDSACRSAARARAADPLDFSWSQERPSQEQWKAGQRYGICWAPAS
- a CDS encoding septum formation family protein: MARRALFVPTVALTAVVTLLSACSGPGAAEEDSPEVPELGVCRVLAPDDVSEPANSSEVVDCTEDHTAETYAVGPLPEELSEAAYDSKEVGAFAYKTCSKAFMKFLGADESLAMRTLLSWAWFRPSEEAWADGARWYRCDLVGGDEDATAYANLPETAKGLMATGIGPDEWMQCVNGDAVPGAPRIPCSQKHTWRAVSTIKVGREEDPYPGDKVVEVTSRDYCGDQVSAWLEYPLTYKFAYTWFHEAEWKTGNRRSICWAWTTG